Proteins encoded by one window of Prochlorothrix hollandica PCC 9006 = CALU 1027:
- a CDS encoding alpha-1,6-glucosidase domain-containing protein translates to EMVKSLSDNGLRLIMDVVYNHTSSSALYPESVLDKIVPNYYYRLTNDGYHYTSSCCPDTATEFHMMQKLMVDTIVRWAKDYKVDGFRFDFMGFHTLDNMVALQNKLHSLTLEQDGVDGSQIYLYGEGWDFGSAQQRGFRIANQYNLGGTGIGTFNDRPRESIYGGFDPKPQQGFINGQSYDWNGYDGSEGNYRRSHDDLLFSSDRIRVGLVGGLKDFTFIDRYGQVTYSQNLGGYTEDPQESVNYMTAHDNETLFDLNVYKLPMGKNGMGVTTLADRVRVQNLGLSIIGLSQGIPFFPMGTDMLRSKSLDHNSYDSGDWFNRVDFSYETNHFGSGLPPVWNNQYLWPFQEQFLGDPRFQPERKDIEAAVNHFQEILKIRKSSKLFRLETAKDIQSRLRFYNNGPAQRDGVIIMAISDQIAPDLDPDHEAVVVVFNANKFGQELLVPDLRGFDLQLHPIQQQSVDPVVRSAHFDTSSGNFNIPARTTAVFVMNPEPTP, encoded by the coding sequence GGGAAATGGTCAAAAGCCTCAGTGACAATGGTCTACGACTGATTATGGATGTGGTCTATAACCACACCAGTAGCAGCGCCCTTTACCCGGAATCGGTTCTCGACAAAATCGTTCCCAACTACTATTACCGCCTGACCAACGACGGCTACCACTACACCAGCAGTTGCTGCCCCGACACCGCCACCGAGTTCCACATGATGCAAAAGCTGATGGTGGATACCATTGTCCGCTGGGCCAAGGACTACAAGGTGGATGGCTTCCGCTTTGACTTTATGGGCTTCCATACCCTGGATAATATGGTGGCTCTCCAGAACAAGCTCCATAGCCTAACCCTGGAGCAGGATGGGGTGGATGGTTCCCAGATCTACCTCTATGGGGAAGGTTGGGACTTTGGCTCGGCCCAGCAGCGGGGCTTCCGCATCGCCAACCAATACAACTTGGGGGGCACGGGCATCGGCACCTTTAACGATCGCCCACGGGAGTCCATCTATGGCGGTTTTGATCCCAAGCCGCAACAGGGATTTATCAATGGCCAATCCTATGACTGGAATGGTTACGATGGGAGCGAAGGCAACTATCGCCGCAGCCATGATGATTTACTGTTTTCCAGCGATCGCATCCGCGTCGGCCTAGTGGGGGGACTGAAGGACTTCACCTTTATCGATCGCTATGGCCAAGTCACCTATAGCCAAAATCTGGGGGGCTACACGGAGGATCCCCAGGAAAGCGTCAACTACATGACCGCCCACGATAACGAGACCCTCTTTGATCTCAATGTCTACAAGCTGCCCATGGGCAAAAATGGCATGGGGGTCACGACCCTGGCCGATCGGGTGCGGGTGCAAAACCTGGGTCTTAGCATTATTGGACTCAGCCAAGGCATTCCCTTCTTCCCCATGGGAACGGATATGCTGCGCTCCAAATCCCTGGATCACAACAGCTATGATTCAGGGGACTGGTTTAATCGGGTGGATTTCTCCTATGAAACCAACCACTTTGGCAGCGGTTTACCCCCCGTCTGGAATAACCAATACCTCTGGCCGTTTCAGGAGCAGTTCCTAGGGGATCCTCGCTTCCAACCGGAACGGAAAGATATTGAAGCAGCGGTGAACCATTTCCAGGAGATTCTCAAAATCCGCAAAAGTTCTAAGCTCTTTCGCCTGGAAACGGCTAAGGATATCCAATCCCGCTTGCGATTTTATAACAATGGGCCAGCCCAGCGGGATGGTGTCATCATTATGGCCATTAGTGATCAAATCGCCCCCGATTTGGATCCTGACCATGAGGCGGTGGTGGTGGTGTTCAATGCCAATAAATTTGGCCAAGAACTACTGGTACCAGATTTGCGGGGCTTTGACCTACAATTACACCCCATTCAACAACAATCGGTGGATCCTGTCGTGCGATCGGCCCATTTTGACACTAGTTCGGGCAATTTCAACATTCCCGCCCGCACAACGGCGGTGTTTGTGATGAACCCCGAACCTACGCCCTAA